TTTCCAATGCCTCAATTTCTTTTTCCAGTAACTCCAGTTCCCGCTTTTCTTTAAACGACATTTTCCGGGCCTTATTCTCTGTTACAGGCGTCACTATCGATTCCTGGATAGCCTGCTCTTTTTTAGGCGCTGCTGTCTTCTTCTTTTCTTCCTCCCGCTCCCACTCCCTGTATTGCGTGTAGTTACCTGGGAAATCTCTTATCTCTCCGTTTCCTTCAAACACAAACAGGTGATCTACCAGTTTATCCATAAAATAGCGGTCGTGACTCACGATCATCACGCAGCCCTGGAATTCCAGCAGGAAGTTTTCCAATATGCTAAGAGTTGGCAGATCCAGGTCGTTTGTTGGTTCATCGAGTACGAGGAAGTTCGGATTACGGAACAGGATAGAGAGCAGGTGCAGGCGTCTTTTTTCGCCACCACTCAACTTAGATATATAGGTATATTGTTTTTCCGCAGGGAACAGGAAAAGCTCCAGGAATTGCGCTGCACTCACTTTAGTACCATCGGCAAGCGGGAAGTTCTCCGCAATATTCTTCACAAATTCTATTACCCGCATATCTTCTTTCACGACCAGCCCGGCCTGTGAATAATCCCCGAATACGATAGTTTCCCCTATATTGATCTTGCCCGAATCCGGTTGCTCCTTACCGAGCAGCATATGCAGAAAGGTAGATTTTCCGACTCCGTTCTTACCTACAACCCCCACACGTTCTCCTTTCTTAAACGTGTAGTCGAATCCTTTCAGGATCTTCAGGTCGCCATAGGATTTATATACTTTCTTTAACTCAAGGATCTTGCCTCCGAGGCGGGTCATCTTCACATTCAGCTCCAGTTGTTGATCCGCGATCTTCGTAGCAGCCTTTTCTTTTACATCATAAAAAGCATCCTGGCGGGACTTGGATTTGGTGGTTCGGGCCTTAGGCTGCTTACGCATCCATTCCAGCTCCTTCCGGTACAGATTGCGCGCTTTTTCCACACTCGATTTGTCGCTCTCTTCCCTTGCCGCCTTTCTTTCCAGATAATTTTCATAGTCGCCCTTATAAATGAACAACTGCTCCCTATCCAGCTCCATGATCTCATTACAAACACTGTCCAGAAAATAGCGGTCGTGCGTTACCAGCAGCAGGGTTACTTTTTCCTGGTCCAGGTAATTCTCCAGCCATTCTATCATCCCAACGTCCAGGTGGTTGGTGGGCTCGTCCATGATAAGCAGTACATGTTTATGTTCAAAGCCTATTTCTATCAATACCTTCGCCAATGCCACCCTCTTCTGCTGGCCTCCGGAGAGTGAGCCTACGGGTTGTTCCAGGTTATGTATGTTCAGCTTGCCCAGGATTTGTTTCACCTTTGCATCAAAATGCCAGGCATTTAATTCATCCATTTTGGCGATAGCTGTAGTCAATTTATCCAGGTCGGGTTCATGGCCTTCTTCCGTCAACAGTTCATATGCTTTGATGGCGTTCAGCACAGGATGACTCTGATTGAAGATATTTTCAATCACCGACTTTGATTCATCGAACCCGGTTTGCTGCTCCAGCATTACAACGGTTACGTCTTTATGAATCCAGACCTTTCCTTCGTCCGGGGTTTCCCTACCGCATAAAATGCGGAGCAACGTGGATTTCCCGGTACCATTCAATGCTACCAGTGCTATTTTATCGCCTTCTTCTATATGGAAAGATATGTCTCTGAATAATGGTTTGGTGCCAAATGATTTGGTAAGCCCCTCAACTGTAACGTAATGCATGCTGCGAAGTTAAAAATTATCGGGCATACTGTATCGCCCAGGAAATGACCGTTTAATATAATTTTTTTTGTATATTAGTTTTTGTCCATTATTATCCCCCCTTTTTGCACTAAAACACAAAGCCCCTCCGCTTTTGCGCAAGGGCTTGCATTACCTATAGTTAGCTGATATATCAGAAATCGTAATAAAACTGACGGAAAGAACTCCGTAGGCCTATATTAAAGATAAGATCCGTGTTCTTTCCATTGTCATTACTCAGTCTTCTCGCAGCGAGCGACGTTTCAAGGCGGAGATTGTACTTAGGATTCAATACATAGGCAATAGTTCCCTGCGCATATAACAAGTTCGTTTTTACTCCCTGTCCGATCCAATTGCCATATTCTTTGGGATGAGTTGTGTAAGGCTTGGATATATCGTGCCCATAATTTGTTTTCGCATCAGGATCATCACCATATTTTGCATACATTAATTCACCCCGGCCGTACCACCGTTTATAACGGTAAGTCGCAATACCGAGTACTTCCTGAAAGTTAGCTCCTAAAGGATGTGCCAGTGACTGGTTGTAGTGTTCATAGTTAATCAAAGTACTCTTGTAGCTGTAGGTATATGGTCTTACAGCGTTATATTCTCCCTGCAGATCCAGATTCTTTACCCTGAAAACATCGAATGAGCGAACGCCCAATTGCCAGCTTTGTTTATTAGCCCACCAACCTTTACCACCAAAGACTTCTTTCAACTTAAACTCATCCAATACGAGTTGCCCGTACAAAATAGTCTTGGGAGATAATTTAAATTTGGCATTTGCGCCCACCAGGGCATTGTCGGAGGATCCTTCAGAAAACTCCGCGGAACGCAGGAAGATGATAGGATTCATATAGCTCCAGTCAAAACCACGTTTACGGCCAGAAGAATCGGCATCGGGCCAGATTACCGCATCAAATAATCCAATGGTTAGTTTCTTATTTACGTTCCAGTCCAGGAAATGAAATACACCCCATTTTTTATAATATCCGAGGTCGTCATATGCGCTGGCAAAACTCTTGCTATGCTTATCCATAAACTGAGCCCACATAGCCGTATACTGAACATTTCCTAGATTACCTGTTAGTTTCAGATAAGGGTAACTAAATTGTATATCAGATAAAATCAGGGAACGGTAACCATCGCCAATAAAATTAGTACCATAGCCGGCAGTTACATTAAGATATTTGTTGGGTGTATAAGATAACAAAGCACTGGCATAGTTGTAATCGAACGCTTTGCCATTACTATAATCTTTGATTCCTCCCTGCCCGGGCACAATCTGGTTTTTCCTGATATATTGATCTAGGTACTCCGGAAATTTCCCCTGGTTTTCATAAAAGTAAGATTCAAAATAGAATTTGGTTCCAATATTAGCCTGAATACTTACGCCACGGGTATTTATCCAGGTTGTTTTGCTACCGTTTCTTGACTTACCTATCTGGAAATCAGGTAAGAAATCAATAAAGACGTTATAGTCTTTGTTACGAAACTCCAATAGATGCTCATTGAACAGCTTTCGGTGAAACAACTTGCGCTTTGTTGTATCCGGATGGGTATACATCGCGCTGGTATCTTCATGAAGAGCCGGCTTAAATGCGGTGTGATGGTTGCTGGAGTCCATGTATTGTTCCCGGATATTCTGAGAATGATATGGAGCTATAACAGGTAATTTCTCTTGTG
The genomic region above belongs to Chitinophaga sp. 180180018-3 and contains:
- a CDS encoding ABC-F family ATP-binding cassette domain-containing protein, encoding MHYVTVEGLTKSFGTKPLFRDISFHIEEGDKIALVALNGTGKSTLLRILCGRETPDEGKVWIHKDVTVVMLEQQTGFDESKSVIENIFNQSHPVLNAIKAYELLTEEGHEPDLDKLTTAIAKMDELNAWHFDAKVKQILGKLNIHNLEQPVGSLSGGQQKRVALAKVLIEIGFEHKHVLLIMDEPTNHLDVGMIEWLENYLDQEKVTLLLVTHDRYFLDSVCNEIMELDREQLFIYKGDYENYLERKAAREESDKSSVEKARNLYRKELEWMRKQPKARTTKSKSRQDAFYDVKEKAATKIADQQLELNVKMTRLGGKILELKKVYKSYGDLKILKGFDYTFKKGERVGVVGKNGVGKSTFLHMLLGKEQPDSGKINIGETIVFGDYSQAGLVVKEDMRVIEFVKNIAENFPLADGTKVSAAQFLELFLFPAEKQYTYISKLSGGEKRRLHLLSILFRNPNFLVLDEPTNDLDLPTLSILENFLLEFQGCVMIVSHDRYFMDKLVDHLFVFEGNGEIRDFPGNYTQYREWEREEEKKKTAAPKKEQAIQESIVTPVTENKARKMSFKEKRELELLEKEIEALETEKKDIETALSTGALPFEKMEPMSHRIGEIIQLLDDKGMRWLELSEING